A portion of the Eulemur rufifrons isolate Redbay chromosome 30, OSU_ERuf_1, whole genome shotgun sequence genome contains these proteins:
- the CT55 gene encoding LOW QUALITY PROTEIN: cancer/testis antigen 55 (The sequence of the model RefSeq protein was modified relative to this genomic sequence to represent the inferred CDS: substituted 1 base at 1 genomic stop codon), whose protein sequence is MASARPHSSEGGGGPTSALKKARQPEAQRAKVPAGAVRLVDGMPYYFDDTEPLDPGTEVLIGCVTSITKDTIYINKNVCFSVDFVSEGFVPYKGDWLEVEYSIQPDTSNIKPCSVKPVNYKHVDEVCITSLHGRNGVLDDTIFFTLDSLKLPCEYVPRKDDIINVVMVESIQXCYIWRAVSITPVQRS, encoded by the exons atggcgtctgcgcgcccgcacagctccgagggtggtgggggtccAACCTCTGCGCTCAAAAAGgcacggcagccagaggcccagagggcaaaggtgcccgccggggctgtccggctc GTGGACGGTATGCCTTATTACTTTGATGACACTGAACCATTAGACCCTGGAACCGAAGTTTTAATTGGTTGTGTTACTTCTATAACGAAAGATactatttacattaataaaaacgTTTGCTTCTCTGTGGACTTTGTTTCTGAAG GTTTTGTGCCTTACAAGGGTGACTGGTTAGAAGTTGAATATTCCATTCAACCAGACACCTCAAACATTAAGCCATGCTCAGTGAAGCCCGTGAACTATAAGCATGTGGATGAG GTCTGCATTACTAGCCTGCATGGAAGAAATGGGGTTTTAGATGATACTATCTTCTTCACGTTGGATTCTCTGAAACTTCCTTGTGAATACGTACCTCGAAAAGATGACATCATCAATGTGGTCATGGTGGAGAGCATACAGTGATGCTATATTTGGAGAGCAGTTTCTATCACCCCAGTGCAAAGgtcataa
- the LOC138378260 gene encoding LOW QUALITY PROTEIN: ATP synthase subunit gamma, mitochondrial-like (The sequence of the model RefSeq protein was modified relative to this genomic sequence to represent the inferred CDS: substituted 2 bases at 2 genomic stop codons): MFSWAAIAGVSAWALQPQWVQVRNMATLKDITRXLKSTKNIQKITKSMKMVAAAKYAXPERELKPARVYGIGSLALYEKADTKVPEDKKKHLLIGVSSDKGLCGAIHFSVAKQMKSEVATLTATGKEVMIVGIGNKIRGILHRTHSDQFLVTFKEVGRKHPTFRDVSVIALELLNSGYEFDEGSVVFNRFRSVISYKTEEKPIFSLNTIASAESMSIYDDIDADVLQNYQEHNLANIIYYSLKASTTSEQSARMTAMDNASKNTSEMIDKLTLTFNCTCQAVITKGLIEIISGATALD, encoded by the coding sequence ATGTTCTCTTGGGCAGCCATTGCGGGGGTCTCAGCCTGGGCCTTGCAGCCGCAATGGGTCCAAGTTCGAAATATGGCAACTTTGAAAGATATTACCAGGTGACTAAAGTCCACCAAAAACATCCAGAAAATTACCAAGTCTATGAAAATGGTAGCAGCAGCAAAATATGCCTGACCTGAGAGGGAGCTGAAACCAGCTAGAGTGTATGGAATAGGATCTTTGGCTCTGTATGAAAAAGCTGATACTAAGGTGCCTGAAGACAAGAAGAAGCACCTCCTTATAGGGGTGTCCTCAGATAAAGGACTTTGTGGTGCTATCCATTTCTCAGTTGCTAAGCAGATGAAAAGCGAGGTGGCTACACTCACAGCGACTGGAAAAGAAGTTATGATTGTTGGAATTGGCAATAAAATCAGGGGCATACTTCATAGGACTCATTCTGACCAGTTTCTGGTGACATTCAAAGAAGTGGGAAGAAAGCATCCTACTTTTCGAGATGTGTCAGTCATTGCCCTTGAGTTATTAAACTCTGGTTATGAGTTTGATGAAGGCTCTGTCGTCTTCAATCGGTTCAGGTCTGTCATCTCCTATAAGACAGAAGAGAAACCCATCTTCTCCCTTAATACCATTGCAAGTGCCGAGAGTATGAGTATCTACGATGATATTGATGCTGATGTGTTGCAAAATTACCAAGAACACAATCTGGCTAACATCATCTACTACTCTTTGAAGGCATCTACCACCAGTgagcagagtgctaggatgacagccATGGACAACGCCAGCAAGAACACTTCTGAGATGATTGATAAATTGACTTTGACATTCAACTGCACCTGCCAAGCTGTCATCACAAAAGGGTTGATTGAAATTATCTCTGGTGCTACAGCTCTGGATTAG